TACCCTGAATTGATTCATCAAAATCTAAACGAACCATGAAGTCTACAAAGTGGATGATCGAAAATGCTTATTTAAAAAAATATAGAGTTGATTATTTAGATAAGTGAAATTTGACTAATTTATTATAAGTAGGTTATAATATCACTCGAAAGTTAGGGCCCTTAGCTCAACGGCAGAGCAGCGGACTCATAATCCGTTGGTTGTAGGTTCGAATCCTTCAGGGCCCACCAATTTAACTTTAGGATTTTAAGTCACGAAGACTTATGTTTTTATATGTCTTTGTGACTTTTTTGTTTTTGGAGGAGGTGAGAATTTTAATTTTTTTTGTTAATTAAAAAATTATTTAGGGGGTTTGTTGTGAAAAAAATCTTTGCAATCTTTTGTTTTCTTTTTGTTTCTATTTTCTTTGTTTCTTTTGCTTTTGCGGGACCATTCTCAGATGTGCCTGCTAATTCTTGGGCATACAAAGCAGTGCAAGACTTAGCAGCAAAGGGACTGGTTATTGGTTATGGCGATGGTACTTTTAGGGGCGAAAGACTTGCCACCCGTTATGAGATGGCGATGGTAGTTGCAAGAATGCTCGATACTTATGAAAAGGGCCAAAACGCACAGGATCAAAAGATAGACCTTAATTCCAATGACATCGCAACTCTTATGAAGTTAGCCCAAGAGTTTAAGTCAGAGCTTGCATCGCTAAACGTCAGGGTTGTTGCACTTGAGAAAAAAGCTGCTCTTGACACTGTGAACTTCACAGGAGATGCAAGGTTTAGATTTGGGAGCGAGAAGAGAACGTTTTATCCGATGTCCACTCTTGGGACAAATGTATTTATTAATACAGAAGGTCCATCCAGCAATGGATTTATTGTTGGAGATACTTCGTCTGCGATGATAAATCAGGATGAAGGATTGTCTCAGCAAAAGGACAATACATTCATGCAGTATAGAATAAGACTAAACGTTTCTGCTCCAGTAGCAGACAACATATCATTTAATGCAAGGCTTACAATGGAAAAGAACGCAGGAGTTAATTCAGACGGCTCTTCAAATAGCGATCCTTTATATGCATCCCTTACAGGATACAACGATGACAACAATACCTTGTATGTGGAAAGATCTTATATCACATTGACTCTTAACCCATATCCAGTAACGTTTGTTCTTGGCAGGCTTCCTACTATGGATTCAGGAGCTTATTATAACAATCTATTTATGGACACCGGCACAGAGGGTGGTATGGCAATATTCGATCTTAGCAATATGCTCCCTTCTACATCAGTTTCTGCTGCGTGGGTAAAGCTCTTTGATGCGGGTAGTATTACTTCTGCACAAGAAGCAAATGGTTATAAAGACAAAGATATATATGTGTTGAACTTGAAGACAAAGGTCTTTAACAACTTTGACTTAGAGGCAGACTATGGTTATGTAGCCAAGTTTTCATATTTTGGTTCTATAGGACCTACTGTTTCTTCTCTTCCATACGGTATTACAAATGGCGATTCGGGTATTTATGGTAAATATAGTTGGTGGGCGCTAATAGGCAGCTGGACCATGTATAACATAAACATGTGGGCAGGATACAATGGAACATCTACCGATATGCTGAATGGATTTAATACATCATCTAATGGGAATTTTCTCCCACTTTACACTTATACCCCAACAGGCACTCATTCTGTAAATGGCGGTGCATGGAGAATTGGAGCTACTATCCCTCTACCAGTAGGCGCTCTTACAGGAGATTTCTGGTTTGGGAACAACAAGTGGTTTAATCCTTTTAACTTAAATACGATGGCCTCTACAGATTACAAAGACTATTACAACGTTTATTACACGCTACCGGTTGCAAATAATGCTACGCTTACCCTAAACTACGATTACTGGAAGGGCAAAAAACCTTATGCAAATGACTCTTTAAATAGCTACTACTATACCTTTAATCCAGATCAGATCGATAAAGACCAAAGGTATTATATTCAATTAGACGTGAATTTCTAAGAAAACAATATCCCTTCAGAACTAGTTAAGTGATCTGAAGGGATCTTCTTTTTAGATAGTTTCTCAATATAATTGCAAATATAAATAATATTATGCTAAAAACTTGAGAGTGAGTAAGTCCAAAGAAAATTCTTGCTTCATCGCGCAAAAATTCTATTAAAAATCTTGATATCGAATACATTATCAGATATTTTGTAGTCAAATCTCCTGTAAACTTCTCTTTTCCTCTTTGGAAGTAAAGATAAATGAAAAATAAAAAACTCACAAAGGAGTCTATTAACTGAGTGGGGATTCTTCTTCCTGGCACGTGGGCATCGGCAAATACAACTGAAATAGGAGTATTTGCGACAATTCCATAACAGCAACCATTAAGAAAGCAACCAATTCTGCCTATTGCGTATGCAAGGGGTAGAAAAGGAGTTATTAGATCGGTAAGAGAAAGGAAATCGATCTTGTAGTGTCTTGTTAGAAGATAGAACGCTATAGCAAAGCCCACCAGCCCCCCATAAAAAACTAATCCGCCATCCCACAAATAAAAAACGCTAATCAGGTTATTCGCGAAGTCCTGATGATGTTCAATAACATAGTAAATCCTTGCTCCAACTAAAGAGCATAGTATGCTAACCATGCCAATATTTAGAATATTATCTGGGTTAATGTTCTTCTTTTCAGCATCTTTTAAGATAAAAATTGTCGCAATAATTATGCCTAACGCGACCATAAAGCCCCACGAATAGACATTTAATCCGTCAAAGCTAAATAAGATTCTGTGCATTTTACCTCCAGCATTTTAAATTTCTCATATTTTAACTTAATATTTCCGAAAAGATATTAAAGACTCTATTTATTTAAGTGATATGGGTCTTTTTTTATTAAAACATAATTGATATTTATTCAACCGTTGACAATATGTGTATTTGAGTGTTGAATAGTGTCTATGAGTGGGATAAAGTGGGATAAAAAATTATGTTAGGTGGAGAATATCTACATTCTTTAGACTCTAAAGGTAGAGTCACTATTCCTTTTAAGCTTAGAGATGAGATATCTTCAAAGATTATACTGACAAGAGGCTTTGAAAAATGTCTGTATCTTTATCCGGTCAAGTATTGGGAAGAATACGTAGAATATCTCAAAGAGAAATCAAAATCAGATATAAAACTCAGAGATGTTATTCGTTTTCTGTTCTCTGGTGCTTATGACGATCAGTTAGATCGCTCTGGAAGAATCTTGTTACCGCAGTTGTTAAGGGAATACAGCAATATTCAAAAGGAAGTTGTTGTTATTGGTGCGATGGATAGAGTGGAATTGTGGAACCCTGAAGAGTGGGAAGAACAAAAGAAGAAGATTTCAAATTCTGTAAAAAGGTTTATTGATAATGAGTAATTATACAAAAGATATTCATATTCCGGTTCTTTTGGAAGAGGTTTTGGAGAGTTCTAATTTGAATCCGGGCAAGGTGGTAATTGATGGGACTATTGGCGGTGGGAGTCACAGCTTTCACTTCTTAGAAAGAATACTCCCAGGTGGATTTTTATTGGGACTAGACAAAGATACTCAAGCAGTAGAGTTAGCTGGTGAAAAGCTATCATCTGCTTTTGAAAAAAGTTCTTTTTCAGTTTTTAATGATAAATTTGAAAATTTTAATAAATATCTAAATTTTTTGCCCAATGGAAAATTTGATCTGTTTTTTTTGGATCTTGGACTATCGACTATGCAGATTAAAGAATCAAATAGGGGATTTAGCTTTATGAAAGATGAAAAATTAGATATGCGTATGGATACAAGGGGAAAATTGACTGCTTCTGATTGGCTAAACAATGCGAGTGAAGAAGAAATGGAAGAGGTATTTAGAAAGTACGCTGAGGAACCCAAATCAAGAAGATTGGCAAAAATGATATCTTCGAGAAGACGTGAAAGAGCCTTTGAAAGTACAGTTGACTTTGCTGATCTTGTTAAAAAAATTTATCCATATGGGAGGAGGCATCCAGCAACTAGGATTTTTCAGGCGATAAGGATAGTTGTAAATGAGGAAATTGAGAGTTTGGAGTTTACTCTGAGGCATGCTGCAGAGCATATTAATTCTCTTGGACGAATCATAGTTATCTCGTTTCATTCGGGTGAAGACAGAATTGTAAAGTGGACTTTTAGAAATTTGGAAAAAGAGGGAATGGGAAGAGTAATTTCGAAGAGGCCAATTATAGCTTTGGAAGATGAAGTTAAAAGAAATCCATCTGCAAGGAGTGCTAAGATGAGAATATGGGAGGCAAAGTGAAAAGGGATTATGATCTGAGCTTTTCTGAAATAGAGAGTATAAAAAGAGCAAGGAATTTTGAGCTAAAAGATTTCCTTATAAATGTCAAAGGAAATGTTCTAATAGTTTTGTTTTCTTTTTTAGTTTTGCTAGCCTTAATTTATGGTCTTTATCTGAGATCGGACATAATATCAATATCAAATCAAGTGGACAGTATAAAATCATCAATACAAAGATTGGAAACCTTAAAAACACAAAAAACTTTGGAAGAAGCAAGCATTTTTAACGCAAAGGTGATGCAGTCGGTTGCTCTAAAAAAGGGAATGAATCTGCCATCAGAGATAGAATACATTCAAATAAGCCGTTAGATCAATCCCATAATGACTTAATAAATAAAAGGATTGCCTATTTACAAAAATTAATGATTTTTTTATTTTTTGTTGTAATGGCAAAGCAGCTTTATTTTGTGACAATTGATAGACAGAAGTTGATCTCATACGCGCAAGCACAAAGAAATGAAGTAGTTAAAGTATCTAATCCAAGAGGTGAAATTCTTGATAAAGACGGAGTTATATTAGCTTTTTCGATTCCTTCTTATTCTCTTTATATACAGCCAGCTCTTATCAAGAATAATGAAATTAGAAAAGAATTGTATGAAGATCTTTCGAAGATTAAGGGGATGCCTATTGAGAATCTAAAAAAGATTTTTGATAAGAAGGCTCCTTTTACATGGGTATATAGAAAAATGCCAATTGACATGGAAAAGAGTGTTCGAGAGATTTTAACTAAGTTTCCAAATCAAGGGATAGGGCTAATAAAGGAAGAAAAAAGAGTTTATCCATACAAAGACTTAGCTGAGCCTCTTTTGGGTTTTGTGGGTATCGATAACCAGGGGTTGGAAGGCATAGAAAAGTTTTACAATTCTTACTTAGGAAGCATTTCAAAAAAAGAGAACATAGAGTTTGATGCAAGTGGAAGAATAGTAAATATTGATAAGTTAGAAAGTCTTGTCCAGTCCTCGTCTATTAAATTAAAGCTTACTATAGATTCTAAGCTTCAAGGTCTTTCTGAGAGGCTTTTGGATGAATGTGTAAAAAAATATAATGCAACAAGGGGAACTGTAATCGTCGTTAACGTAAAAACTGGCGCTATCTTAACTCTTGCTCAAACCCCAAGAGTAGACCCTGATAAATTTTATGACTTTCCCGAGGAAGACTATAGGATATTTTCACGAGATTTTCTGTATGAGCCAGGTTCCATAATGAAGCCTATAGTTTTTAGTATACTATTGGATAACAAGATAATATCCAAAGACACAACGGTTGATATTGGCAAATATTTGCAGGTTGCAGATGCAAGAATTCATGACGCCGAGGATGGAATGGGTCTATCTGGTCCATCTAGTATAAGGGATATTTTAAGGTATTCTAGCAATATTGGTGCAGGAACACTTGCTTTAAAGGCGCCAAGAAAAGAATATTTTGATTTGTTAAACAAATATCTTTGTGATGATGAAAAATATCTTTTTTCAGAAAATTTTCTAAAGGGTTATGTTCATCTGCCTGACTACAAAGGGCCAGTGGAACAGGCCACATCGGCATTTGGACAGGGCATATCGCTTTCTTTTTTAAACGTAATAGCTTATTATTCTGCTATTGCTAATGGCGGAGAAATTGTACCTTTAAAGATTATTGATGATGATGTTGGCACTCCGGTAAGGTTATTTAGCAAAAGTAATGCTGACTTCATTAGAAGCTGCCTTGTAAGCGTTGTGGACAATGGAACTGGTGAAAATGCTAAGATAAATGGAGTAGAGGTAGCTGGAAAGACTGGAACTGCTCAGAAACCATCAAAACTGGGTGGATATATACCAGGCGAATATGTTGCGTCCTTTGTGGGATTTTTCCCAGCTAATAACCCTGAGTATGTAATCGGTGTTTTAGTTGATAATCCCATTGGTATTCACTGGGGAGGGTCAGTCGCAGCTCCATTATTTAAGGAAATTGCCATTGCTGTAATGTCAATGGGCAAATAATGATTTTATATGTCATTTAGAGGATAAAAATAAAGTTTTTAAGGAGTGATGAATTTGACGGTTAAAGAGCTTTTTAATAAAACAAATATTGTATTGGAAGAATCGGAAAAATATGACTCTGAAGAGTTTTTTAACAGTCAAGTAAATGGAATTAGTTATAATTCTAAAGATATTAAAGATGGGTATTTGTTCTTTGCCATTAAGGGTTCCAGATCTGATGGACATGATTTTGCCGAAGATGCTATAAAAAAAGGTGCAGTTGGGGTAGTTGTTGAAAAAAATATAAGCTGTTCAAATTCCATAAAAGTACACTCTACTTTGCAGGCATTAAGAGAAATATCTCTTGCTTTCTTCGACTATCCTTTTAAAAAGCTATTTTTAGGATCGGTAACAGGAACAAATGGGAAGAGCACTGTTACCTGGATTTTGTCTCATGCTGTAAACAAATTATTGGATAAATCTTTTGCTTTAGGAACATTGGGTTGGATGCATAATGGGAAAATTATAAAGAGAACCAGCAATACTACTCCTGAATCAAAAGATATATGTGAATTTTTAAGTCAAGCAGCGCAATTAAACATGAAGTATGGATTTTTGGAGGTGTCCAGTCATGCTCTAAAGCTTGGTAGGCTATATGGCATAAAGTTTGATGCTGCCTTGTTTACCAATCTGGCTAGAGACCATATGGACTTTCACCCATCGGTTGAAGATTATTTTGAAACCAAAAGCTCTTTGTTCACCCCTGCCTACTTAAAAGAGGATGCTTTTGTTGTAATTAACATTGACGATGTCTACGGCATGAAACTATACGAGAAAGTAAAGGATTTTAGAAAGGTTTCCTTTTCTTTAGACAACAGTAACGCCGATTTTTTTGGAAAATTTGAATCTGTTAATAGCGGCATAAATCTAATGATTGAGGACCAAAAAATTTTTGCTCCTATTTATGGAAAGTTTAATGCTTCCAATTTGCTTGGCGCTTATTCTTTTTTGAGGATGATGGGTATAGAAAAAGAGAAATTAATAAATGTTTTTTCAGATATGATCGCCCCGTATGGCCGATTAGAATGTGTACAGACGAAGCCCTTTAAAATATGGGTAGATTATGCACACACGCCTGATGGTCTGGAAAAGGTTTTGCAATCTTTAAGGGATATGGTCAAAAATAGGATAATTTTAGTTTTTGGAGCAGGCGGAAATAGAGACAAGGGCAAGAGACCTATTATGGGAAGAATAGCAGCCCAATTTTCTGATTATACGATTATTACTTCTGATAACCCTCGTTTTGAAGACCCATTGGTAATTATTGAAGAAGTCAAATCTGGATTTTTGAGCATAAGGGATTCGAATTTTGAAGTGCTTTCTGACAGAAGAGTTGCTATAAAGAGAGCTATTGAAATTGCAAGAGATGGGGACGCAATTATAATTGCAGGAAAAGGTCATGAAGACTATCAGGAGATAAATGGTGTAAAATATCCTTTTTCAGATAAAGAAGTGGTGAAGGAATTATTAAAGAATTAAAATTATCAAAATTTAATTCTAATTTAAGTAAGTTAACCATAAGGAGGTTGGAAATTTAACATTTTGAGTGATAATAAAAATTTAAATGAATTTAATAGTGGTCAGATATCAAATTCTGAGGGATCTATCAATTTGAGTTTTGTAGTATCTTTGACGCCCTGTGAAATTGAAAGAATTGGTCCCATGGAATTTGAGAGGATTTCAGTAGATTCAAGGGACATTAAGGGAAAAGAACTTTTTGTTGCTATTAAGGGCAAAAATTTTGATGGGCACAATTTTATTAAAAGTGCGATAGAAAGAGGAGCCTCTGGGGTAATTTCTGAATTGAGCTTTGCAGAGATTTCAGGCTTTTTAGGAGACTTGGTTTTTGAAACTGATTTTTCTTTTGTAAGAGTGCCAAACACTTTGGTTGCTATGCATGATATTGCAAGAGGATTTAGACAAAGAATAGAAAAGGTTATAGGTATTACTGGAAGCATAGGGAAAACAACTACCAAAGAAATTTTGAAAACTATCTTTAAAAAATATCATCCAATATCAACTTTTAGAAATTTCAACAACGAAATCGGCTTGCCGTTAACTTTATTTGAAGCAAGGAAAAATGAAAAGTTTGGCATGCTTGAAATGGCTATGAGGGCAAATGGGGAAATTTCACAGCTTTGTTCTATCGCCTTGCCTGATATTGGTATTATTACACGAATTGCAGAATCTCATATTGGTCTTCTTGGCTCAATGGAAAATATTGCAAGGGCAAAGGGAGAAATTCTCGATTTTGTAGAAACTGCTTTTTTAAATTCTGATTGTGAGTATAGCAGAAAGATTTTTGGAGCAATGCTGGCAAATAAAAGAGAAAAACCAAAAGAAGTCATCTGGTTTGGCAATGGCGGTGATCTGTATATTAAATTCTATGAAGTTTCCATAAATGGTTCAAAACTTGATATATCTGGTAGATTTGGAAACTTTGTATTAAGTGCACCAAACATTTTTCTCCCCCAATTTGAGCCTATTATGGCATCACTGGCAGTTGCAAGATTTTTAGGTTTGACATGGGAGGAAATAAATGAAAATTTGCAAAGTTATTCCTCGGTAAAAGGAAGATTTTCGATTAAAAAATTAAAAGAGCAAATTGTTATTGACGACTCTTACAATGCTACCAGTACATCCTTCTTAAAAGGCTTGGATACAATTAAAGGTTTAAACTTTGGCGAAAAGAGAAAGATATTTGTTTTTGGAGATATTTTAGAAGCAGGAGAGAAATCTTTAGATTTGCACAAAATGGTTATAAAAAAGATAGAAGAACTGGATCCCTATCTAACATACTTTGTTGGGACAGAATTTGTAAAATCAATTGATTATGGGTCTAAATTGAGATTTAAGAATATGGATATTGATAGTGTTAAAGAGGATCTAATTAAAATAATGGACAAAGGCGACCTTGTTTATGTCAAGGGTTCAAATTCTACGAAAACATGGAAGGTTCTGGAGCTGTGGGATTAGAAATATTAATTCTATCTTCAACAGACTAATTTTTATTGCATAAATGGAGGTTTGTTTTATAAATGATTGAGCTTTTTCTTAGCTTTTTTATAGGAATCTTTGCCTTTTCTATATGGGAGAGGCACTTTGGCAAGTTTTTCGGTCAAAAGATAAGAGAAGAGGGGCCTGAGGCGCACAAGATAAAAACTGGAACCCCTACTGCTGCGGGGATATTTTTTATTCTTATCTTAGCTTTGTTTTTGCCATTTTTAGATTCAAGGACTTTTATAATTTTTCTTATTTCGCTCCCATTTTTTATAATCGGCTTTGTGGACGATTTGCTTTCCATAAAAAAGGGGAAAAATGAAGGTCTTAAACCGCGCCAAAAGATGACTTTGATACTAATTTTTTCTCTTATTGCGGTATTCTTTCTTGCATTCTTTCTTAATTCGCAAATTTTTACAAGATTTCAAGTGTCTCCGACGATCCAGTTTTATATTCCTGGCCTAATCTTGTGGCCATTTTTGATTTTTGTAATAAGTGGTTCTACCAATGCAGTAAATTTGACTGATGGACTTGATGGTCTTGCGACTTTGTGTGCCTTATCTACACTTTTTGGCTATCTATTTTTTTCGTATGTTGATGGAGATGTGCCGCTAATGTTGATGCTTCTTACTTTCATCGGTATTTTGCTCTCTTTCTTGTGGTTTAATGCTAATCCAGCAAAGATATTTATGGGCGATGTTGGTTCGATTGGTATTGGCGCATTTTTGGCAATACTCGCAATTTTTACAAACAGAATTGTTTTTTTTATCATATCTGCTCTGCCCTTTATAGTTGAGACTCTCTCTGTGATAATTCAAGTTGCTTACTACAAAAAAACAAAACAAAGGATATTCAAAATGAGCCCGCTTCATCATCATTTTGAATTATCAAATGTAAAGGAGACGCATATTTCTATGAGATTTTTTATTTTTTCTTTACTCTTTACGCTTCTCGCAGTGAGTTTACAAATATGTTGTTAAACTGGGAAAAGGTATTTGAAAAAATCAAAGTTCCTGAAAAAGTTGTTATAGTTGGTTATGGCAAGAGCGGCTATGGTATTGCAAAACTTCTTAAGAATGAATTAAAAAAAGTTGATATAGTAGTTACAGATAAAAGTAATCTAAAATTTCCAGAAGTAAAAGAGATAAACTATCTCTTGGGCGAACACAGTCCGAAGATATTGGATAACACTTCATGGATTATAAAAAGTCCTGGAGTTCCTCTTAATTTGGATTTTTTTAAATTTGCTAAGGAAAAAAGGATTCCAATAATTGGCGACTTAGACTTAGCTTTTGGGCTTTTGCCAGAAGGAATAAATACAATAGGCGTAACAGGGACCAACGGGAAAACCACAGTTACCGAATGGATAGGATTTGGTTTCAACATCGCAAATATGCCTTATTATGTTGCTGGAAATGTAGGTACGCCTCTATCCGAAATTATTTATAACATAACTCCTGGTTCGAACTTGGTGCTTGAATTAAGTTCATATCAGATTGAGAATTCAATTTTTTTAAAGCCAAAAATTGCAATGATTACAAATCTAACTCCAGATCATATAGATAGATATAAAAATATTAAAAATTATTTTAATTCTAAAATTCACTTATTCGAAAATCAAGAAATAGGATATTCTATTTACAATAAAGACGACCCTTATTTGGAAAAACACATTAAAAATTTAAAATTCAAAACAAAACTTTTAAGCATTTCTAAAGGAAAAGATTTTTCAATAGCCGGAATTATTAATAATGAAATTGTTGTGAAAGACGGTTCTGATTTAGTCAAAATTATTAAATTATCTGATATCTCTTTAAAAGGAGATCACAATAATGAAAATGCTCTTTTTGTGGCTAGCTCGCTTTATCTCTCTTCAGTAAAGCCAAGATATATAGAAAAGACTTTGTCTGCATTTTCAGGAGTTGAGCACAGACAAGAAAAATTCTACTCTGATAAAGGTGTTGAGTGGATTAACGATTCAAAGTCAACAAATCCTGAATCTACAGTTGTAGCCCTTAAGACGTGGGGAATGAATAAAAATCTAATTTTAATTCTTGGCGGAAGAGACAAGAATACTTCTTTGGTTGACCTTGTAAACTTAGCAGATAGAACATGTAAGGCGGTTGTTTTATTTGGGGAGGCAAAGGATAGATTTCTTGAACATTTCAAAAATATTTCAAATGTTTTTGTTTTAGACTGTTTTGATGATGTGATAGCTAAATCTTTTGAACTAGCTCAACCGAATAGTGTAGTTCTTTTCTCCCCTGCGTGCGCGAGCTTTGATATGTTTGCTAATTTTGAAGAAAGAGGGAGGATTTTTAAAGCAAAGGTTATGGAAAAAATTAAAAGAGATGAATTAATAAATAAAGAATGAAAGATAAAAAATTTTTACTGCTTTTTACTTTTTTATTAAGCGTAACTGGAACTCTTTTTACTGCAAGTTCAGCTGCCCAGCTGGGGATACAGCTTTATTCCGATCCTTTAAGTTTTTTTAAGCATGCTCTTATATACTTTTTCATCGGATGGTCTATATTTTTTATTATAATTAAGCTTCCATCAAGCCATGTTAAGAAATACATAGATCCATTGTTCTATTTAAGTTTATTTCTTCTAATCGTCACTCTAATACCAGGCATATCTCATAAAATAAATGGAGCTAGAAGGTGGATTAACCTTATCTTTATATCTTTTCAGACTTCAGAGTTAATAAAATTAACTTTAGGTCTAAAAATTTCAAAGGCTGCAGCCTTTTTTCTAGCTTTAAAAAGCAACATATCAGGCTTTATTATACAGATATCTATATATCTAATTCCAATAAGTATTTTAATTGCAATGCAGCCAGATTATGGTTCGATGGCTTTAATAGTTACTACTGTCTTTTTATTTTTGTTATATATGGGGATTAATTTTCGATTTTGGCTAAGTATAACTACTGTTGTTTTTGTGATTCTTATAATTGGCGCTCTCCTTGCCCCTTACAGATTGCAGAGGATAACCTCTAATCTTAACCCATGGGCACATATGCAAACAACTGGTTATCAGATTGTCCAGGCCCTTTATGGAATTGGCGATGGCGGTTTTGTAGGGCAGGGTCTGGGAAGTGGTAAGCAAAAATTGGGTTATCTGCCAGAAGCACATACTGACTTTGTTTATTCTGTTTTTTCAGAAGAGCTTGGCATGGTTGGCGGAGCAACATTTTTATTTATTTTTTTGGACATTGTTTTTTTGCTTTATAAAATGGCTAAAAAGGTTACCGACCCATTTGACAAATCTTTCATTCTTTGGACCGCAACAATATTGGGACTACAAGGCTTTTTAAACGTTTTTATGGTTTTGAACATTATACCTGTAATTGGGGTTCCTCTTCCATTTCTTAGCTATGGAGGAACGTCTGAGATAATAAATCTAACAATGATAGCTCTTTGTTATAGGTTTTATTCTGATTTGCCAAGGGGCCTGCAATGAATATTCTGATTGTTACATCTGGCACTGGTGGACATTTTTATCCTGCCCTCTGTGTAGCAGAGAGGATTAAGCAACTGCATCCTGATTCAAGAATATCCTTCTGGTCTCAGGGAATTCTTCTTAAAAACTTAAATCTTGAGGGGATTGAAAAGAAAGGTATTCCATCATATCCTTTTGTTGGAATGTCAAAAATTGCTCAAGTTTTTTCTATTATAAAAACCATACTTTTGTCTTTGAAACTTGTTCCTGAAATACAAAAGCTAAAACCTGATTGCTTGGTTTCATTTGGTGGGCACACTAGCGTAGCTCCATGTATTTCAGCATACTTGTTGGGAATACCCATTCTATCTCATGAGCAAAACTTTAGATTAGGTTTAACAAACAATCTTATTTCTCATTTTGCTAAGGCCATCATGGTATCTTTTCCAGAATTTGATGAAAGGCTACCGAAAGATAAGGTATTTTTCACTGGGCTTCCAATTAGAGATGATATTGGAGAGGTTAGCGTGGAAGAGGCCGAAAGAGAGCTGGGATTGAAAAAATTAGAAAGGACAATATTGTGTTTTGGAGGTAGCCAAGGTGCTGAAGCAATAAATAATGTTTTGTGGCCTTTGTTGGAAAGGCTGGACGAAAGATATCTTGTAATTCATATTTCAGGCGAACAATCTTTGCCAGAGTTAAAAAACTTAAGATGTAAATATGTAAATTTCAAGTATTTTAAAAAAATGTCTCTATTATATGCTCTTTCAGATTTGGTTATTTCGAGAAGTGGCGCATCTACGGTATTTGAAATAATTAAGACAGGTAAAGAGGCTATTTTAATACCATATCCAGGTGCAATGTCGCATCAAAAACACAATGCCTTTTTCTTAGAAAAGATTGGAATCGGGAAAGTTGTATTCCAAAATGCACTTTCTGAAAACTTACTATATAATATGATTAGAGAGGCTTTTGAAAC
This genomic window from Thermodesulfobium sp. 4217-1 contains:
- a CDS encoding putative peptidoglycan glycosyltransferase FtsW, which produces MKDKKFLLLFTFLLSVTGTLFTASSAAQLGIQLYSDPLSFFKHALIYFFIGWSIFFIIIKLPSSHVKKYIDPLFYLSLFLLIVTLIPGISHKINGARRWINLIFISFQTSELIKLTLGLKISKAAAFFLALKSNISGFIIQISIYLIPISILIAMQPDYGSMALIVTTVFLFLLYMGINFRFWLSITTVVFVILIIGALLAPYRLQRITSNLNPWAHMQTTGYQIVQALYGIGDGGFVGQGLGSGKQKLGYLPEAHTDFVYSVFSEELGMVGGATFLFIFLDIVFLLYKMAKKVTDPFDKSFILWTATILGLQGFLNVFMVLNIIPVIGVPLPFLSYGGTSEIINLTMIALCYRFYSDLPRGLQ
- a CDS encoding UDP-N-acetylglucosamine--N-acetylmuramyl-(pentapeptide) pyrophosphoryl-undecaprenol N-acetylglucosamine transferase; the encoded protein is MNILIVTSGTGGHFYPALCVAERIKQLHPDSRISFWSQGILLKNLNLEGIEKKGIPSYPFVGMSKIAQVFSIIKTILLSLKLVPEIQKLKPDCLVSFGGHTSVAPCISAYLLGIPILSHEQNFRLGLTNNLISHFAKAIMVSFPEFDERLPKDKVFFTGLPIRDDIGEVSVEEAERELGLKKLERTILCFGGSQGAEAINNVLWPLLERLDERYLVIHISGEQSLPELKNLRCKYVNFKYFKKMSLLYALSDLVISRSGASTVFEIIKTGKEAILIPYPGAMSHQKHNAFFLEKIGIGKVVFQNALSENLLYNMIREAFETDNKNINININELLMLQKIDATKNIVDLVEKIIERKMITS